The Mercurialis annua linkage group LG2, ddMerAnnu1.2, whole genome shotgun sequence genome contains a region encoding:
- the LOC126668756 gene encoding uncharacterized protein LOC126668756 — protein sequence MANDDDVPPGFINAGDNRVIPQNQNAQGQNNNGQRAPTLMEFFQPNVGNTTHGYFAHPVHTPHYEIKTSFIQLLEARCQFYGLPTEDPNAHLANFLEVCSTFKISNMTEDEVWLRLFPFSLRGKAKQWIHALPRAGVNTWADLAKAFMHKYFSMAKTAKLTRDIMLYQQHDGESIHEAWERYKEMQRKVPHHHITRENLIQNFYNGSTELGRSAIDVAAGGSLMRKTTDEAFALLDEMAMNGCTWPNERARVPAQKGVMAITADPAVESLRAKNAALQAQVDILMRQTAGMNMGNVAAIQSSCEVCGDPTHVSSECYVMGQAFNEQVNFVGGQRQGNDPYAATYNPGWRNHPNFSWKDNGGNANTQAGPSFQGGQRPQHNQGNFQNHGNVQNQGNFHHQNARPQHPPGFQQREQGESLHSKFDKMMEMMMKKDAETQQTFKNHAATIHNLEVQNQQMAKALQSRNQGGLPSTTEENPREHLKAIELRSGKALDDPYAGRATVEAEKEQCEGGEPEKVVAKPPPPPPFVPKVPFPHRVKKPQDTWKFHKFLETFKKLQINISLADALREMPHYAKFLKEIITNKRSWDAEGPVPMTENCSSIILSSLPTKLKDPGSFTIPCTIGNMHMFGDQQVQATPMMLQLADHSLKKPHGIVEDVLVKVNKFIFPVDFVVLDYAADKECPMILGRPFMNTGRALIDVHDGKLTLRIGDESVEFDMRKITRHPNSGGECMRVDMVDELVEEQLAENKAIIQSMPNTEEEAEREEYLEEPVLEPVEEQAHHSSLFRKATKSRAQDFACTLKICFLGSRWHFADHHQQQAHQEARAEGY from the exons ATGGCTAACGATGATGATGTTCCTCCTGGATTCATCAATGCGGGTGATAACAGAGTGATCCCGCAGAATCAGAATGCACAAGGCCAGAATAACAATGGGCAGAGGGCGCCGACTTTGATGGAATTCTTTCAGCCAAATGTGGGCAACACGACTCATGGTTACTTTGCTCATCCGGTGCATACGCCGCACTATGAAATCAAGACGAGTTTCATCCAGCTCTTGGAAGCTCGTTGTCAGTTCTATGGTCTGCCGACTGAAGACCCGAATGCACATCTAGCAAATTTTCTTGAGGTGTGCAGTACTTTCAAGATCAGTAACATGACTGAGGATGAAGTATGGCTGCGCCTATTCCCATTTTCTCTGAGGGGTAAGGCGAAGCAATGGATTCATGCTTTACCTAGAGCAGGGGTGAACACTTGGGCAGACTTGGCCAAAGCTTTCATGCACAAATATTTCTCCATGGCAAAGACTGCGAAGTTGACTAGGGATATTATGCTCTATCAGCAACATGATGGAGAGTCAATACATGAAGCTTGGGAGCGTTATAAGGAGATGCAGAGGAAAGTTCCCCATCATCACATCACCAGGGAAAATCTGATCCAGAATTTTTATAATGGGTCCACTGAGTTGGGCAGAAGCGCGATAGATGTAGCTGCAGGCGGATCACTGATGAGGAAGACAACTGATGAAGCATTTGCGTTATTAGATGAGATGGCTATGAATGGGTGTACTTGGCCGAATGAAAGGGCAAGAGTACCGGCGCAGAAAGGAGTTATGGCAATCACAGCTGATCCGGCTGTAGAGAGTCTGAGAGCGAAGAATGCTGCTTTGCAGGCTCAGGTGGATATTCTTATGAGGCAGACTGCAGGAATGAATATGGGTAATGTGGCTGCTATTCAAAGTAGCTGTGAAGTGTGTGGAGATCCTACTCATGTGTCAAGTGAATGCTATGTGATGGGACAGGCTTTTAATGAGCAGGTCAATTTCGTGGGAGGACAGAGACAGGGTAATGATCCATACGCTGCTACTTATAACCCAGGCTGGAGAAATCACCCGAACTTTTCTTGGAAGGATAATGGGGGTAATGCCAACACTCAGGCTGGTCCAAGTTTTCAAGGAGGACAGAGACCACAACATAATCAGGGCAACTTCCAAAATCATGGGAACGTCCAGAACCAAGGGAATTTCCATCATCAGAATGCTAGGCCACAGCATCCACCTGGTTTTCAGCAGAGAGAGCAAGGTGAGTCTCTCCATAGCAAGTTTGACAAGatgatggagatgatgatgaagaaggatgctGAGACGCAGCAGACATTTAAAAATCATGCTGCCACCATTCATAATCTTGAGGTGCAGAATCAGCAGATGGCTAAAGCACTGCAGAGCAGAAATCAAGGGGGTTTGCCATCCACTACTGAGGAAAACCCCAGAGAGCATCTCAAGGCTATTGAGTTAAGAAGTGGGAAAGCACTGGATGATCCATATGCAGGACGTGCTACAGTTGAGGCGGAAAAGGAACAGTGTGAGGGTGGCGAACCTGAAAAGGTAGTTGCTAAACCACCCCCACCACCTCCTTTTGTGCCAAAGGTGCCATTTCCACACAGAGTGAAGAAGCCGCAAGACACTTGGAAGTTTCacaaatttcttgaaactttCAAGAAGCTTCAGATTAACATCAGTCTGGCAGACGCATTGAGAGAGATGCCGCACTATGCAAAGTTTCTCAAggagatcatcaccaacaagcGGAGTTGGGATGCAGAAGGACCAGTACCAATGACAGAAAACTGCAGCTCAATCATATTGAGCAGTCTACCGACcaagcttaaggatccaggAAGTTTCACTATCCCTTGTACTATCGGTAACATGCA tatgtttggtgatcaacaggTACAGGCTACGCCAATGATGTTACAGCTAGCAGATCACTCTCTGAAAAAGCCACATGGGATTGTGGAGGATGTCCTAGTGAAGGTCAACAAATTCATATTCCCTGTGGATTTTGTTGTCCTTGACTATGCAGCGGACAAGGAGTGCCCGATGATATTGGGGCGACCATTCATGAACACTGGCAGAGCTCTTATCGACGTTCATGATGGCAAGCTGACTCTGAGAATTGGGGATGAAAGCGTTGAGTTTGATATGAGGAAGATCACACGCCATCCAAATTCTGGAGGTGAATGTATGCGGGTAGACATGGTGGATGAGTTAGTAGAAGAACAACTAGCAGAAAACAAAGCCATCATACAGTCTATGCCGAATACAGAAGAAGAGGCTGAAAGGGAGGAGTACTTAGAGGAACCAGTCCTCGAACCTGTTGAAGAGCAAGCACATCACTCCTCCCTCTTCAGAAAAGCCACCAAAAGTAGAGCTCAAGACTTTGCCTGCACACTTAAGATATGCTTTCTTGGGAGCCGATGGCACTTTGCCGATCATCATCAGCAACAAGCTCACCAAGAAGCAAGAGCAGAGGGTTATTGA
- the LOC126666881 gene encoding ethylene-responsive transcription factor ERF043-like has product MADPSRVSSNSETESSFNSSSSSSYTSSELFKSPVEKPDPDDNPRKPKRARDSSNKHPVYRGVRMRAWGKWVSEIREPRKKSRIWLGTFSTPEMAARAHDVAALSIKGNSAILNFPELADSLPRPVSNSPRDVQSAATKAASMEFSAISDSSNSKDTISDNNNVSNNASSSSTVTQSSSSSTAEVTSTSSLYDVATPEELSQIVELPSLGTSYEESPELRDEFVFGDDPWLYNNTAWYEDYCYGGSGYSFSDQLSLMPENVINSGFEVFLWGD; this is encoded by the coding sequence ATGGCGGACCCTTCACGAGTAAGCTCTAACTCAGAAACTGAGTCTAGTTTTAACtcgtcttcatcttcttcttatACTTCATCTGAGTTATTTAAAAGTCCGGTGGAGAAACCCGACCCGGATGATAATCCGAGAAAGCCCAAGAGAGCTAGAGACAGCAGCAACAAGCATCCGGTTTACAGAGGTGTGAGAATGCGGGCGTGGGGGAAATGGGTATCGGAGATCCGAGAGCCCAGAAAAAAGAGTCGGATCTGGTTAGGAACCTTCTCAACTCCAGAAATGGCAGCACGTGCCCATGACGTGGCAGCTTTAAGCATTAAAGGTAACTCGGCTATTCTTAACTTCCCTGAACTCGCTGACTCACTCCCTCGGCCCGTTTCTAACTCGCCTCGCGACGTGCAATCTGCCGCCACTAAAGCTGCTTCTATGGAGTTTAGTGCTATTAGCGACAGCAGTAATAGTAAAGATACAATTAGCGACAACAATAATGTTAGTAATAATGCGTCATCGTCGTCAACTGTGACGCAATCGTCGTCATCTTCAACGGCGGAGGTAACGTCAACGTCATCACTCTATGACGTGGCAACTCCTGAAGAGCTGAGTCAGATAGTAGAGTTGCCAAGTTTAGGGACGAGTTATGAGGAATCGCCTGAGTTGAGAGACGAGTTTGTTTTCGGCGACGACCCGTGGCTATATAATAATACAGCTTGGTACGAGGATTATTGCTATGGTGGGAGTGGCTATAGTTTTAGTGATCAATTATCATTAATGCCAGAAAATGTGATTAATAGTGGTTTTGAGGTTTTTTTGTGGGgtgattaa